The Acidobacteriota bacterium genome has a segment encoding these proteins:
- a CDS encoding esterase has protein sequence MSAGQGSRIVERFDSELLKGNPLGDPSERDLTIYLPPGYGESASERYPTLLAAAGFAGTGAALFNVDPLGEDLKERLDRLIGSGACPPLIVVAPDCFTRLGGSQYINSTAVGPYEDYLLQEIVPFVSGRYRTGRWGIFGKSSGGYGSLVLGMRHPEIFEALADHSGDSNFELCYLPDVPDALERFREAGGPAAWLEKFWADVDRKGKEWAKALNVLAMAAHYSPNPDSPHLGIDFPFDLETGVFRPEVWERWRAWDPVNMVARYAENLKKLRLVYLDCGARDEYNLQWGARALAAELGRHGLAVRYEEFDGGHRAVSYRFDVSLPLLAKALA, from the coding sequence ATGAGCGCCGGGCAGGGCAGCCGGATAGTCGAGCGGTTCGACAGCGAGCTGCTCAAGGGGAATCCCCTCGGCGACCCGAGCGAGAGGGATCTTACAATTTACCTGCCTCCCGGCTACGGGGAGAGCGCGAGCGAAAGATACCCGACCCTTCTTGCGGCGGCGGGATTCGCGGGGACCGGGGCGGCGCTCTTCAACGTCGACCCCCTGGGCGAGGATCTCAAGGAACGCCTCGACCGGCTCATCGGCTCCGGCGCGTGCCCGCCTCTTATCGTCGTCGCCCCGGACTGCTTCACCCGCCTCGGGGGCAGCCAGTACATCAACTCGACGGCCGTCGGCCCCTACGAGGATTACCTGCTGCAGGAGATCGTACCGTTCGTGAGCGGGCGCTACCGGACGGGGAGGTGGGGAATCTTCGGAAAATCCTCCGGGGGCTACGGTTCCCTCGTGCTCGGGATGCGCCACCCGGAAATCTTTGAGGCACTCGCCGACCACTCGGGGGACTCGAACTTCGAGCTCTGCTACCTGCCCGACGTTCCCGACGCCCTGGAGCGGTTCCGTGAGGCGGGGGGGCCGGCCGCGTGGCTCGAGAAATTCTGGGCCGACGTCGACCGGAAGGGGAAGGAGTGGGCGAAGGCGCTCAACGTGCTGGCCATGGCGGCCCACTATTCTCCCAACCCCGACTCTCCGCACCTCGGGATCGATTTCCCTTTCGACCTGGAGACGGGCGTTTTCAGGCCGGAGGTGTGGGAGCGGTGGCGCGCGTGGGATCCCGTCAACATGGTCGCAAGGTACGCGGAGAACCTGAAAAAGCTGCGCCTCGTCTACCTAGACTGCGGCGCGAGGGACGAGTACAACCTACAGTGGGGAGCGCGCGCTCTCGCGGCGGAGCTCGGGCGGCACGGCCTCGCGGTGCGCTACGAGGAGTTCGACGGCGGCCACCGGGCCGTCTCCTACCGCTTCGACGTGAGCCTGCCGCTTCTCGCGAAGGCGCTTGCATAA
- a CDS encoding tetratricopeptide repeat protein, whose product MRPWTTVKLILLLAILVVLAFIADANRNILGQEFEFFGVYRMPTLLVIILAFVLGLLVSVIMLGLREAEALAGKWRGRVGKKEAARADALTFAAMDAIMEARLADAKRLLADALRTQPDHPRARLWLGHVHRLEGRAEEALREHQILLAQTPEAWAPQVEIARDLMALERRDEAVDTMRHALKQHPARWEEGNLLLLDIHMAAGEWDRAQDVYEQIQKRAESERRDDPRPECQYVLPYCKATALIEAKDFKGAEKILRRLVKEQPKFAPAYVALGKARMFLGREGEGVETWVEGMRVTGSLAFLPMLEEHFLATERPDKALEAFRGIAASEKNNVLSQFLLGRLYHRLEMMDEAYKQFRTIESRVSHSPTFHYFMGKLRERRGALPEALESYKRVIEESGVLALQYVCRSCGASSESWSDRCERCRTWGSTELDFRTELTPDEMGLAEAPVYSAASGT is encoded by the coding sequence ATGCGTCCTTGGACTACGGTTAAGCTCATTCTTCTTTTGGCGATTCTGGTCGTGCTTGCCTTCATCGCCGACGCCAACCGGAACATCCTGGGGCAAGAATTCGAGTTCTTTGGCGTCTACCGCATGCCGACGCTTCTGGTGATCATCCTGGCGTTCGTGCTCGGTCTTCTTGTCTCGGTCATCATGCTGGGTCTTCGGGAGGCCGAGGCGCTCGCGGGCAAGTGGCGAGGCCGCGTGGGCAAGAAGGAGGCCGCCCGCGCCGACGCCCTCACGTTCGCCGCGATGGACGCCATCATGGAAGCGCGGCTCGCGGACGCAAAGCGCCTTCTGGCGGACGCGCTACGTACTCAACCCGACCATCCGCGCGCCCGCCTGTGGCTCGGGCACGTGCACCGCTTGGAAGGGCGGGCCGAGGAAGCGCTTCGGGAGCATCAGATACTTCTCGCGCAAACCCCAGAGGCTTGGGCGCCCCAAGTTGAAATCGCGCGTGATCTCATGGCGCTCGAACGCCGCGACGAGGCGGTCGACACGATGCGCCACGCGCTCAAGCAGCACCCGGCGCGATGGGAGGAGGGAAATCTGCTCCTGCTGGACATCCACATGGCGGCGGGAGAGTGGGACCGCGCGCAGGACGTGTACGAGCAGATCCAGAAGCGTGCCGAGTCGGAGCGCCGCGATGACCCGCGCCCCGAGTGCCAGTACGTGCTTCCCTACTGCAAGGCAACGGCGCTCATCGAGGCCAAGGATTTCAAGGGAGCGGAAAAAATTCTTCGCCGGCTCGTGAAGGAGCAGCCGAAATTCGCGCCCGCGTATGTCGCCCTGGGAAAAGCCCGGATGTTCCTCGGCCGCGAGGGCGAAGGCGTCGAAACGTGGGTTGAGGGGATGCGCGTCACGGGATCGCTCGCCTTTCTCCCCATGCTGGAAGAACACTTCCTCGCCACCGAGCGCCCGGACAAGGCACTCGAAGCGTTTCGCGGGATCGCAGCCTCGGAGAAGAACAACGTGCTCTCTCAATTCCTTTTGGGCAGGCTCTATCACCGGCTCGAAATGATGGACGAAGCCTACAAGCAGTTTCGCACCATCGAGTCGCGCGTGTCCCACTCCCCCACCTTTCACTACTTCATGGGAAAGCTCCGGGAGCGTCGGGGCGCGCTTCCGGAGGCGCTCGAAAGCTACAAGCGCGTCATCGAAGAAAGCGGCGTCCTTGCCCTTCAGTACGTGTGCCGAAGCTGCGGAGCCTCCAGCGAATCCTGGAGCGACCGATGCGAGCGCTGCCGCACATGGGGAAGCACAGAGCTCGATTTTCGCACCGAGCTCACGCCCGACGAAATGGGCCTTGCCGAAGCGCCGGTTTACTCGGCCGCCTCGGGCACCTAG
- a CDS encoding 2,3-bisphosphoglycerate-independent phosphoglycerate mutase, with product MYPCLLIVLDGWGWREETRHNAVLAANPRHVYGLSDRYPSTLLTASGLAVGLPDGYIGNSEVGHLHIGAGRTVPQLLTQIFTDIESGAFFQNPVIREALRCAREDGAALHLMGLLSDGGVHSHQAHLEALLRAAREAGCRRVAVHAFLDGRDTPPESGVGYVERLLSYMNETGVGTLATLMGRFYAMDRDNRWDRTRAAFDALVKGEGHGTLDPLDALRASYRGGTTDEFVKPHVVGPPKENRVGEGDAVVFFNFRGDRARQLTRAFTEGDFKEFTPDVRPGLGYFACMSEYDKRFTLPAAYSKRKLAGIFGETLSRHRIPQFRVAETEKYAHVTYFLNGGEERTYSGEERVLVPSNRAVKTYAEAPEMSARGIAEEALQRLEQGPKKQVILVNFANPDMVGHTGDFEAARRACEVVDGYVGELVERALALGGSAFVTADHGNAERMVDENGDPHTAHTTSLVPFVAVTPEGKKFSLRDGGTLANVAPTLFEFLEIPQPPEMAAPSLVEAP from the coding sequence ATGTACCCCTGCCTCCTCATCGTCCTCGACGGGTGGGGATGGCGTGAGGAGACGCGCCACAACGCCGTGCTGGCCGCGAACCCGCGCCACGTGTACGGCCTTTCGGATCGCTATCCCTCGACGCTTCTCACGGCATCCGGGCTGGCGGTGGGCCTTCCCGACGGCTACATCGGCAACTCCGAAGTGGGGCACCTCCACATCGGCGCGGGCCGCACGGTTCCTCAGCTTTTGACGCAAATTTTCACTGACATCGAGAGCGGAGCCTTTTTTCAAAACCCGGTGATTCGGGAAGCGCTGCGCTGCGCCCGGGAAGACGGCGCCGCCCTGCACCTCATGGGCCTCCTTTCGGACGGTGGCGTGCACAGCCACCAGGCGCACCTCGAGGCACTGCTTCGGGCCGCCCGGGAGGCGGGATGCCGGCGCGTCGCGGTCCACGCCTTTCTGGACGGGCGCGACACGCCGCCCGAAAGCGGCGTGGGCTACGTCGAGCGCCTGCTTTCCTATATGAATGAGACGGGCGTGGGGACGCTCGCGACGCTCATGGGGCGCTTCTACGCCATGGACCGCGACAACCGCTGGGATCGCACGCGTGCGGCCTTCGATGCCCTCGTCAAGGGGGAAGGGCACGGGACGCTCGACCCGCTGGACGCGTTGCGCGCCTCCTATCGAGGCGGAACGACCGATGAGTTCGTGAAGCCGCACGTCGTGGGCCCCCCGAAGGAAAACCGCGTCGGCGAGGGCGACGCGGTCGTGTTCTTCAACTTCCGCGGAGACCGCGCCCGCCAGCTCACGCGCGCGTTCACGGAGGGGGATTTCAAGGAATTCACCCCGGACGTGCGGCCCGGCCTGGGCTACTTCGCCTGCATGAGCGAGTACGACAAACGCTTCACGCTGCCCGCGGCCTATTCAAAGCGGAAGCTCGCGGGGATCTTTGGAGAAACGCTGAGCCGCCACCGCATTCCCCAGTTCCGCGTGGCCGAGACGGAGAAATACGCCCACGTGACCTATTTCTTAAACGGGGGCGAAGAGCGGACGTATTCAGGCGAAGAACGCGTGCTGGTGCCCTCGAACCGCGCGGTCAAAACCTACGCCGAGGCGCCCGAGATGAGCGCCAGGGGCATTGCCGAGGAGGCCTTGCAGCGCCTGGAGCAGGGCCCCAAGAAGCAGGTCATCCTCGTGAACTTCGCCAACCCCGACATGGTCGGCCACACGGGAGACTTCGAGGCGGCGCGGCGCGCCTGCGAAGTGGTCGACGGCTACGTGGGCGAGCTGGTGGAGCGGGCCCTTGCGCTGGGGGGAAGCGCCTTCGTAACGGCCGACCATGGCAACGCCGAGCGCATGGTGGACGAAAACGGCGACCCGCATACGGCGCATACGACCAGTCTCGTGCCCTTCGTGGCCGTAACGCCGGAGGGAAAGAAATTCTCGCTGCGTGACGGCGGAACGCTCGCCAACGTGGCGCCGACGCTTTTCGAATTCCTCGAGATCCCGCAGCCGCCGGAAATGGCCGCCCCCTCCCTGGTGGAAGCTCCATGA
- a CDS encoding fumarate reductase/succinate dehydrogenase flavoprotein subunit, which translates to MASYETRDYDVLVVGAGGAGLRAAIEASALGVKTGLVCKSLLGKAHTVMAEGGMAAAVASVDPEDTWRVHFRDTMKGGKMLNHWRMAQLHAMESPERVRELQEWGAIFDRTAVGGISQRAFGGHTYKRLCHVGDRTGLEMIRTLQDRGVHAGMDVHMECTITHLLKDGERIAGAFGYFRESGLFVLFRAKAVVLATGGVGKAFKVTSNSWEYTGDGHVLAYEAGADMVDMEFMQFHPTGMVWPPSVRGTLVTEGVRGDGGVLKNSKGERFMFSYIPEAFKNDVAASEEEASRWLAGDKQARRPPELLTRDVCARAIVSEVREGRGSPHGGVLLDIAYMDSEYVKRRLPSMHHQFMELAGMDITKEPMEVGPTAHYAMGGVRVDPETQAATVPGLFAAGEAAGGMHGANRLGGNSLSDLVVFGRRAGQGAAEYAKSLREKPRVNLAEAEACAKELLESFNRSEGENPFVVHEALQDMMEKNAGIVRNEKDLRAAIDALAGLRKRASGVKVSGTRQYNPGWNEAIDLKNLLTVSELLARAALERKESRGAHTREDYPDYDKAFAKVNVVIRRRDGAMQVAQEPLPEMPDELKKLLEGESA; encoded by the coding sequence ATGGCGAGCTACGAAACACGCGATTACGACGTGCTGGTCGTCGGCGCGGGCGGAGCGGGGCTGCGCGCGGCCATCGAGGCGTCGGCCCTGGGCGTGAAAACGGGCCTCGTCTGCAAGTCGCTCCTCGGGAAGGCGCACACGGTCATGGCCGAAGGGGGCATGGCGGCGGCCGTTGCGAGCGTGGACCCGGAGGACACCTGGAGAGTCCACTTCCGCGATACGATGAAAGGCGGCAAGATGCTCAACCACTGGCGCATGGCGCAGCTCCACGCCATGGAGTCCCCCGAGCGCGTCCGCGAGCTCCAGGAGTGGGGCGCGATCTTCGACCGCACGGCCGTGGGCGGCATATCGCAGCGCGCGTTCGGAGGCCACACCTACAAGCGGCTCTGCCACGTGGGGGACCGCACGGGCCTCGAGATGATCCGCACCCTCCAGGACAGGGGCGTGCACGCGGGCATGGACGTCCACATGGAGTGCACCATCACCCACTTGCTGAAGGACGGCGAAAGAATCGCGGGCGCCTTCGGCTACTTCCGCGAGAGCGGGCTGTTCGTGCTGTTCCGCGCGAAGGCCGTCGTGCTCGCCACGGGGGGCGTCGGCAAGGCCTTCAAGGTGACCTCCAACTCGTGGGAGTACACGGGCGACGGCCACGTTCTCGCCTACGAAGCCGGCGCGGACATGGTCGACATGGAATTCATGCAGTTTCATCCGACGGGCATGGTCTGGCCGCCGAGCGTGCGCGGCACGCTCGTGACCGAGGGCGTGCGCGGAGACGGCGGCGTCCTGAAAAACTCGAAGGGCGAGCGCTTCATGTTCAGCTACATTCCCGAAGCGTTCAAAAACGACGTGGCCGCCTCGGAGGAGGAAGCCTCCCGCTGGCTCGCGGGAGACAAGCAGGCGCGCCGCCCTCCGGAGCTTCTCACGCGCGACGTCTGCGCGCGGGCCATCGTGAGCGAGGTGCGCGAGGGGCGCGGCAGCCCGCACGGCGGCGTTCTTCTCGACATCGCCTACATGGACTCCGAGTACGTCAAGAGACGGCTGCCCAGCATGCACCACCAGTTCATGGAGCTGGCCGGGATGGACATCACGAAGGAGCCGATGGAGGTCGGCCCCACGGCTCACTACGCCATGGGCGGCGTCCGCGTGGACCCGGAGACGCAGGCCGCGACCGTGCCCGGCCTCTTTGCCGCCGGGGAAGCGGCGGGGGGCATGCACGGCGCGAACCGCCTGGGCGGCAACTCGCTCTCGGACCTGGTCGTGTTCGGCCGGCGCGCGGGACAGGGCGCGGCGGAATACGCAAAATCCCTCCGGGAAAAGCCGCGCGTCAACCTGGCCGAGGCGGAAGCGTGTGCGAAAGAATTGCTGGAGTCGTTCAACCGCAGCGAAGGGGAAAACCCCTTCGTCGTCCACGAGGCCCTTCAAGATATGATGGAAAAGAACGCGGGCATCGTCCGGAACGAGAAGGACCTGCGCGCGGCCATCGATGCGCTCGCCGGGCTTCGCAAGCGCGCCTCCGGCGTCAAGGTGAGCGGCACCCGGCAGTACAACCCCGGCTGGAACGAGGCGATTGATTTAAAGAATCTCCTGACGGTGAGCGAGCTGCTCGCGCGCGCCGCGCTGGAGAGGAAGGAAAGCCGCGGCGCCCACACGCGCGAGGATTATCCCGACTACGACAAGGCGTTCGCGAAGGTCAACGTCGTGATTCGAAGGCGCGACGGCGCGATGCAAGTGGCCCAGGAGCCGCTTCCCGAAATGCCGGACGAGCTGAAAAAATTGCTCGAAGGGGAGAGCGCGTGA
- a CDS encoding PIN domain-containing protein — MKRYLTRVFVFALFLILGYSLHPWELNRWEGMGLGAVLGLGMLYLERRIPQMSLNVVLGGWVGIMCGALVAFLINKAIAASTTAYRHHIEFVYVATLLFMGYLGLRIGAHFGQWLDSNTIKALFGDKTPSTINKILDTSVIIDGRIADITEAGFIEGDIIVPQFVLRELQHIADSADSIKRTRGRKGLDLLQRMKKNKNINVVIMEAEFPEIREVDLKLIELATRLGAKVITNDFNLNKVARLRGVDILNVNELANALKPIVLPGELMEIFILKEGKERTQGVGYLDDGTMVVVDDGRRHIGQTVSITVTSVLQTTAGKMIFGEVAGSGESRSHADPASGHGGGRSEPPHYRERGGYRA, encoded by the coding sequence ATGAAGCGATACCTGACTCGTGTTTTCGTGTTTGCCCTTTTCCTGATACTCGGTTACTCGCTCCACCCCTGGGAGCTCAACCGCTGGGAGGGCATGGGGCTGGGCGCGGTGCTGGGGCTTGGGATGCTCTACCTCGAGCGGCGCATTCCGCAGATGTCCCTCAACGTCGTCCTTGGCGGCTGGGTGGGCATCATGTGCGGCGCCCTGGTCGCGTTCCTCATCAACAAGGCCATCGCCGCCTCGACCACCGCCTACCGCCACCACATCGAGTTCGTCTACGTGGCGACGCTTTTGTTCATGGGCTACCTGGGGCTTCGCATCGGGGCGCATTTTGGCCAGTGGCTTGACTCGAACACCATCAAGGCGCTTTTCGGGGACAAGACCCCGAGCACCATCAACAAGATCCTCGACACGAGCGTGATCATCGACGGCCGCATCGCCGACATCACGGAGGCGGGCTTCATCGAAGGGGACATCATCGTTCCCCAGTTCGTCCTGCGCGAGCTCCAGCACATCGCCGACTCGGCCGACTCCATCAAGCGTACCCGCGGCCGCAAGGGGCTGGACCTGCTCCAGCGGATGAAGAAGAACAAAAACATCAACGTGGTCATCATGGAGGCCGAGTTTCCCGAAATCCGCGAGGTGGACCTCAAGCTCATCGAGCTGGCGACCCGCCTCGGCGCCAAGGTCATCACGAACGACTTCAACCTCAACAAGGTGGCGCGCCTTCGGGGGGTGGACATTCTGAACGTCAACGAGCTGGCGAACGCCCTCAAGCCCATAGTGCTTCCCGGAGAGCTGATGGAGATCTTCATCCTCAAGGAGGGCAAGGAGCGCACGCAGGGCGTGGGGTACCTCGACGACGGCACCATGGTCGTCGTCGACGACGGGCGCCGCCACATCGGCCAGACGGTTTCCATCACGGTCACGTCGGTCCTTCAGACCACTGCGGGCAAGATGATTTTCGGCGAGGTGGCGGGCTCCGGCGAGTCGCGCTCGCATGCCGATCCCGCGTCGGGCCATGGCGGCGGCCGCTCCGAACCCCCGCACTATCGCGAGCGCGGCGGGTACCGCGCGTAA
- a CDS encoding succinate dehydrogenase, whose product MTNPTSAVSSPGGFGVTLRRDLWWMGPLATATALFLFIVYSTWRAFQGMHYEWGPYTSPFYSPQFPFPEFWPEWIPRSPAFLIVWAPAGFRLTCYYFRKVYYRAYFLDPPACAVGERSKRRYKGETAFPFVLQNLHRYFLYVALALLVFHWHDVGLAFFFDDGFGVGVGSLVLLADTSLLTLYVCGCHALRHLIGGNVDCFSCASLGGTRHKTWSLVSILNRTHMFWAWTSLFMVGFADFYVSMVASGAWTDVRIF is encoded by the coding sequence ATGACAAATCCAACCAGCGCGGTTTCCTCTCCAGGCGGTTTCGGAGTCACCCTGCGGCGCGACCTCTGGTGGATGGGGCCTCTTGCGACGGCAACGGCACTGTTCCTCTTCATCGTGTACTCCACATGGCGGGCGTTCCAGGGAATGCACTACGAGTGGGGGCCCTACACATCGCCCTTTTATTCTCCCCAGTTCCCCTTTCCCGAGTTCTGGCCGGAGTGGATTCCGCGCTCGCCGGCGTTTCTGATCGTGTGGGCGCCCGCGGGCTTCCGCCTCACGTGCTACTACTTCCGCAAGGTTTACTACCGCGCGTATTTCCTCGACCCGCCCGCCTGCGCGGTTGGCGAGCGCTCGAAGCGCCGCTACAAGGGGGAAACGGCGTTTCCTTTTGTCCTGCAAAACCTCCACCGCTACTTCCTCTACGTCGCTCTCGCCCTGCTGGTGTTTCACTGGCATGACGTGGGGTTGGCGTTCTTCTTCGACGACGGCTTCGGCGTAGGGGTGGGAAGCCTGGTGCTTCTCGCGGACACGAGCCTTCTCACTCTGTACGTGTGCGGATGCCACGCCCTGCGCCACCTGATCGGGGGTAACGTGGATTGCTTCTCATGCGCCTCTCTCGGCGGCACGAGACACAAGACGTGGAGCCTCGTGAGCATCCTGAACCGAACCCACATGTTCTGGGCGTGGACGAGCCTTTTCATGGTGGGCTTCGCCGATTTCTACGTGAGTATGGTCGCCTCCGGCGCCTGGACGGACGTGAGGATTTTCTAG
- a CDS encoding ComF family protein — translation MRAAVVDSLVHLLFAVECKVCGAATALRSETICYACREAAPEILSSVCAACGRPFLGEGSARSNLLVQASRNCGQCLRKRPPFEAARSFGLYRDGLRTMVHGFKYGADLSAGRVLTRFLRKAAERHGILENVDAVTYVPSHWTRRLARGFEPVRVLAMELARDAGLPAARLLRKRFLRKRLSLMARLLLKTLLRKKLSLVARLSLAAKLLRNTRITNQVGLSLPERKSNVRRAFAPTRRMRGNRPRSVLLVDDVYTTGATARACARALRRGGARRIRILTVARTWNIESEEHDGKNQPGREAVSSVGL, via the coding sequence ATGAGAGCGGCCGTCGTCGACTCGCTTGTGCATCTGCTTTTTGCGGTGGAGTGCAAGGTGTGCGGTGCCGCCACGGCCCTTAGGAGCGAGACGATTTGCTATGCCTGCCGCGAGGCCGCGCCGGAAATCCTGAGCTCCGTGTGCGCGGCGTGCGGTCGGCCGTTTCTAGGAGAAGGATCGGCGCGCTCGAACTTGCTTGTGCAAGCAAGTCGCAACTGCGGCCAGTGCCTTCGCAAACGTCCGCCTTTCGAGGCGGCGCGCTCGTTCGGGCTTTACCGCGACGGCCTCCGCACGATGGTGCACGGATTTAAATACGGCGCCGACCTTTCCGCCGGGCGAGTGCTGACGCGGTTCCTGCGGAAGGCGGCCGAGCGGCACGGAATCTTGGAAAACGTGGACGCAGTGACTTACGTGCCGTCGCATTGGACGCGGCGCTTGGCGCGCGGGTTCGAGCCGGTGCGCGTCCTGGCCATGGAGCTGGCGCGAGACGCGGGGCTTCCGGCGGCGAGACTTCTGCGCAAGAGGTTTTTGCGCAAGAGGCTTTCGCTGATGGCGAGGCTTTTGCTCAAGACGCTTTTGCGCAAGAAGCTTTCGCTGGTGGCGAGGCTCTCGCTGGCGGCGAAGCTTTTGCGCAATACGCGCATCACCAACCAAGTGGGGCTGTCGCTTCCGGAGCGGAAGAGCAACGTGCGGCGCGCCTTTGCGCCGACGCGGCGCATGCGGGGGAACCGGCCGCGCAGCGTGCTCCTGGTCGACGACGTGTACACCACCGGCGCCACGGCCCGCGCGTGCGCACGCGCTCTCCGGCGCGGCGGCGCCCGCCGCATCCGAATCCTGACGGTGGCGCGGACATGGAACATCGAAAGCGAGGAACACGATGGAAAAAATCAACCTGGGCGAGAGGCTGTTTCGAGCGTTGGGCTCTAA
- a CDS encoding PD-(D/E)XK nuclease family protein, which translates to MPVYSHSRLTTFEQCPKKFYFRYVKRPDVPEFKGIEMFLGSVAHKALENLYRALLVSKVPAKEDVVKDYHSVWEKEWGDDVTIVKEQYTADDYRRTGERCVADYYDKHHPFDGEGRILGLEENVRFALDDAGQYRMQGVIDRLMEPKPREVEIHDYKSSMRLPSQDDMEKDRQLALYGIGVRQTMPDVGRVEFVWHYLVFGREIRVSPTPAKVEDTRRWAVSTIRRIEREETFEPRESVLCNWCDFQSVCPAKNPAPPKVTPERREALKEGAALVDKWEELEGRRKTLEKGDRRGEGAAQGARRKLRDRFLRGGGKSGHGPAQGIPRRAHDRLREPRPPGGVPSAGGPVGRVFRAEARRPQQGVPHGPIRRPASEKNREITRPARRVEDQPQEEGVGEAATWIGGRSAAAKATSTGRRTGPPPFP; encoded by the coding sequence ATGCCCGTCTACTCGCACTCGCGCCTGACCACGTTCGAGCAGTGCCCGAAGAAATTCTACTTCCGCTACGTCAAAAGGCCGGACGTTCCCGAGTTCAAGGGCATCGAGATGTTCCTTGGCAGCGTCGCGCACAAGGCGCTGGAGAACCTCTACCGCGCCCTCCTCGTGAGCAAGGTTCCGGCGAAGGAAGACGTCGTGAAGGACTACCACAGCGTCTGGGAGAAGGAGTGGGGCGACGACGTGACGATCGTCAAGGAACAGTACACCGCCGACGACTACCGCCGCACGGGCGAGCGCTGCGTCGCCGATTATTACGACAAGCACCACCCGTTCGACGGCGAGGGCCGCATCCTCGGCCTCGAGGAGAACGTGCGCTTTGCCCTCGACGACGCGGGGCAGTACAGGATGCAGGGCGTCATTGACCGCCTCATGGAGCCCAAGCCGCGCGAGGTCGAGATACACGACTACAAGTCCTCCATGCGCCTTCCCTCGCAGGACGACATGGAGAAGGACCGGCAGCTCGCGCTCTACGGCATCGGAGTCCGGCAGACAATGCCGGACGTCGGGCGCGTTGAGTTCGTCTGGCACTACCTCGTGTTCGGGCGCGAGATCCGCGTCTCGCCCACCCCGGCGAAGGTCGAGGACACGCGCCGGTGGGCGGTTTCCACAATCCGCCGTATCGAGCGTGAGGAAACGTTCGAGCCGCGCGAATCGGTCCTCTGCAACTGGTGCGATTTCCAAAGCGTCTGCCCGGCGAAGAATCCCGCGCCGCCCAAGGTCACCCCCGAGCGCCGCGAGGCCCTTAAGGAGGGCGCCGCGCTCGTGGACAAGTGGGAGGAGCTGGAGGGGCGAAGGAAAACTCTCGAAAAAGGAGATCGACGAGGCGAAGGAGCGGCTCAGGGAGCTCGCCGAAAGCTGCGAGATCGATTCCTTCGAGGGGGCGGAAAAAGCGGCCATGGTCCGGCACAAGGAATACCTCGCCGCGCCCACGATCGACTCCGGGAACCGCGCCCCCCTGGAGGAGTTCCTTCGGCGGGAGGGCCTGTGGGAAGAGTTTTCCGAGCTGAAGCACGCCGCCCTCAACAAGGCGTTCCTCACGGGCCGATTCGACGACCGGCTTCAGAAAAGAATCGAGAAATTACTCGACCGGCGCGACGAGTGGAAGATCAGCCTCAAGAAGAAGGGGTAGGGGAGGCGGCTACTTGGATCGGCGGCCGGTCAGCAGCCGCCAAAGCCACGTCAACGGGTCGTAGAACCGGTCCACCACCCTTTCCTTGA
- a CDS encoding succinate dehydrogenase/fumarate reductase iron-sulfur subunit: MSDLTLRLFRGDAQGGEIREYRVPVEEGMVVLDAVLRVQSRQSNELACRWNCKAGKCGSCSAEVNGRPRLMCMTRLDLFPEGEPLTVTPIKTFPVIRDLATDVSWNFETNKRITPFTPKADADWKFFQHDVERAQEFRKCIECFLCQNVCHVLRDHDLKDAFMGPRFLVRTAGLEMHPLDVADRLRYLKDEGGIGYCNITKCCTEVCPEKITITDNAIIALKERVVDRFYDPLTWLWRLLTGRRSK; encoded by the coding sequence ATGTCGGACCTCACGCTGCGCCTGTTCCGCGGCGACGCCCAGGGCGGCGAGATACGGGAATACCGCGTGCCGGTCGAGGAAGGCATGGTGGTGCTGGACGCCGTCCTACGCGTCCAGTCGCGGCAGTCGAACGAGCTCGCGTGCCGCTGGAACTGCAAGGCGGGAAAATGCGGCTCCTGCAGCGCCGAGGTGAACGGCCGGCCGCGCCTGATGTGCATGACGCGCCTCGACCTGTTCCCAGAGGGCGAGCCCCTCACCGTGACCCCCATCAAGACGTTTCCCGTCATCAGGGACCTGGCGACGGACGTCTCGTGGAACTTCGAGACCAACAAGCGGATCACGCCGTTTACGCCGAAGGCCGACGCGGACTGGAAATTTTTTCAGCACGACGTGGAGCGCGCGCAGGAGTTCCGCAAGTGCATCGAATGCTTCCTCTGCCAGAACGTGTGCCACGTCCTGCGCGACCACGATCTGAAGGACGCCTTCATGGGGCCGCGCTTCCTGGTGCGCACCGCGGGGCTCGAGATGCACCCGCTGGACGTCGCCGACCGCCTCCGGTACCTCAAGGACGAGGGCGGCATCGGCTACTGCAACATCACGAAGTGCTGCACCGAGGTGTGTCCCGAGAAGATCACGATCACCGACAACGCCATCATCGCCCTCAAGGAAAGGGTGGTGGACCGGTTCTACGACCCGTTGACGTGGCTTTGGCGGCTGCTGACCGGCCGCCGATCCAAGTAG